The following DNA comes from Cucumis sativus cultivar 9930 chromosome 7, Cucumber_9930_V3, whole genome shotgun sequence.
TTCTATTGAAATCGGCCCATTATTCCTTCAATAAGGCAAGAATggagaaaaaagttatgaatttTGAGTGTGAGGTTCAAAGGGTTGAGAAGAATTTGTGTTGGTTTGATTGGGTTGGTTTATGTGTTGGATCTTTTCAATTTGGGTTTTAGGAAATGTGGTTGGTTTGAAGGTGTTGTGTGTGCATTAGATAGTTTATACATatccacaaaaagaaaaaaaaaaaggaaaaaagaaaaaaataaacttgtaATGCATGTtgttgtgtatatatagtttatatgTGTAGTAGTTTAGCTCTTAGATGTATGAATTTACGAACAATGTGAGACTTGGTTTGTTGTATAACTTCTTTacttttaacatattttttaccGATCTCTCTCGTcataaaaatatgataaattaacaacacttttaaataatgtttatttactaaattttgagTGAGAATCTCTCATCTAAATGatgtttaatttcaaattgacCATCACTTTACATAAACTAAATCTAAATTCTAACTTAATCTATAGCGCTTTGTataaattatgttatttttttgtcatccacttttccaaattttagtattggagaaaccaaacaaacatgtttcattttctaattcaaGCCTATACATTGGAGATTTTCAATTGCGTGCCGTgattttacttgtttttttttttattttaatttctttcttcacaTAAAAAGATGAGAGTCCATTGAGGGTTGTCCAATGCAAGATCGAAACctaaaaacattttacattttgaagATTGTATGAGTCtgtgaaaatttcaaaaagaaatattataagTTATATTGAATCCTAGGTTAAGTAAACAAACTTGCTCAATTTTACCAAAAAAGACAAGTCTGACATTGACGCGCTATAATCTAAAAGATCActccaattatatatatgtttgtagaTACATGTATACACATACGTATATGGATATATGTATACACGTTCGCATGTACatacataaatacatatacacatacataaatacatatacacatacataaatacatatatacatatataaatgaaatgtttaaaatatcaagataaaaattttatgtgatgtttataaaatttaaaataactataaaaGCAAACCAATTAAACAATTTGGGAGCCCTTTGTGGTTAAGTGCATACATGATTGAGTTGTTGTTGGCcaataatttgtattaataaacaatattttcactttaaacaacaataatttagatttttgaATAATTCTTTACACtccaattttattgtttatattatatttaccCTAGTGATATTTTctgaattatttttatgtttaatagttgaatgtatatgaaaataatgagatTGAGCATATAGATATGTGTAAACGTTGACCCTAATTgattattacaattttctttatttatgtataaaatatacaaaaataaaatgaagattaaacttcaaattttcgtaaaaaataatatatatgaaagggTAGTTTTGAAACTCAATACCATGTAAGTAAAGTATAATTGAGAATATGGATTGGTTTATATTAAATGAAGTTAGTATCATTTTCCACAAAAGGCCACGAaaataaaacccaaaatgGAGAAAAGGATGAGAAGTGTTTTTGGATGGGTGTGAATGGTCAATGAGCACCCATGCATTCACTTTTTGGAGAATAATTTCATTCAATGACCAAAATACTTGTTTGGTTCTACGCATGGGGTGggattttattgaaaattaacttcttcttttttctaatttctttttcaaaactccttcaaatataatttttaaatcgGGGGTTGAGATTTAgctcaaaattgttttttctaacattgttttacaaaattaatatttactGATTTTTATGTAATCTTTACCAAtcttatatcaaattttatatcttttcaaatattagaaaaattttttaagtaatttttaaaaatatttagtacacgatatatatatttcatgaagtgtttgcaaaaataataaaagaaatttatgataatagagctcATGTTGTTACATTTGAAAAAgcagcaaatttaaaaactaataactGTTTATTATGTTTGTGATACGTCTGATATTACAAATTAgttgtcatatttgtcatatttacaatattaaaaaagagttGTCATCgactgttttttttataaatgtttttgtctaTCTGATGCAATTTCctgtatttctttgttttcaaataggGTTTACAATTATCGGTAGATTTCCAAAATTGATTCCAGAAAATtacattgttatttttaattttaaaaaagatcaaaatctacaaataattaagtaagatttgagttatatatataaaaactcGATGTTGGTGTGAGATTCCACTTGAAACTTCACGAAGCCCAAATATATAGAatctcattgtttttttttttatatatttttgtgtaagAATTTGAAACAATGAATTCATTCATATGGATTTGATTTTCACCATGTATATATGATagtaattctaaaaataactACTTAGAGATacacaaatcaaaatttaaattattctaaaaaaataaacataaaaaaaaaaagttaaggtATAGAATGGAGCTAACCAAACAtgtattgaattgaatttctataaactaaatatttgtGGATGTTTTGAAGAATGATTCGAGTAGTCAATAGAGTTTTTAATAGATGTCATGCTTATGCTCTCAAGGACTCAATCAACTCTTTGTCTCAACCATTGATGCAAGCGTGTCGCATGATTAAATCTTAGTAGAAACAAAACTATTCTATTTAAgcaattcaaaacttttttattaaaagaattagacgtaacaatttgaattcattcgatttgatattttaaaacttctattagatgtttctatatatacttatttatcaaaatattagaCTTTTAGAATTGAGGTGGGATTATATGATTGGAAATgaaagatgaatttaatttcCCCGTTTAAAAAATGGGGCATTTATGTAAAGAAAGAATGCATGTAGAATTGGTTAAGTGTTGGTCATGCCACCCAATTTCAAGCCATTGTTTACTCATGCACTAACCTTGTGTCTCCTTAGCTccacttttcattttcaactttcttctttttttcgccTCTTTTATTGCCTCAATATTATCCCATTTCTACTTAACCCTCCCACCATTTTAAACACGAAACTATcttaaatattctaaaatgattaaagGTAATATAAGAATGCATAATGTGTTTTCTCTGTTAGTAAAAAGTATATCTTAGTAAAAGTaagagaaaaattgtaaaataatttgaagaaaaaaagtagagTCACGTGTTCTTacgagagagaaaataaagatataaagtaattaatgaaaagttgaagttactatataagaaaaaatgataatgaaatgaaacgaaagtataaattttatatatttgcaCGACTAGGATGCAGTTTTGAACTCtcatgtttcttcttcctcgCGTTGAAAAGATTTTGGTTGTTGGTTTTGGGGTGAACATCCCCTCTTGAATCTCCTCTGCTATGATGGAGGAATTTGGTTGTTCTTAGAATTGCTTAATGgattcttttctaaaaaaaataatcaaatttccATTCACATTATTGCTAAGTGTAGTTGGAACAACAACCAAAATCTCTCTTCGAATTCGAATTTCAATAGGCAGATTTCATTCATATCAAAATATGGCCCAATAATGGTTGGGCCTTATTGTATTGCTTAATGGGCTCGACCCAATGGACTCCACAATGCTCATTCTTTCCACCGAATCCATATAAAACTATATAGctcactttttgttttttaaaattaattctatGCACtgtttctatttctaattttcttttatttgctATCCTATATTCTACCGATGGTTTAAAGaactaaactaaaatgaatgttaaaaaaaattgaaatggttaCCAAACTTTTAGTTATAAAGCTATACTAAACAAGGGTTTacaaatttttgaaatttcaatggTAGTGTTATATATGTTAGAAGTAGTAGTTGAGTTATAACTTATATTCAAATCTGTCTGATTAATAAGTCACATTATGTGCACttattcaatattaattttgaatttcaatcaCTTCCAaagcaataaataaataatcagtCTATTTATTTGTAGGCATCTCAgtcaataatttatatatgtgtgtgtttgtttaGAAAAGGAGACATCGTTTGTCccatttcttccttcttcagAATTTTTATTCTCTTGGCCTCTTTTTCCATCACcatttcttaaaattcaacaaaaacaaaaccatgGATTAAATAAGCTGTGAGAtaataaaagcaaaatcaacaaactaaaaaaattgttgtgttTTTGGTACTCATTTGATCCCTTGTTCTCTggctttttattttctgtataaacatttgaattcttatccaattttcaaaaacaaaaacaaaatttttaaaattatattcttttccaaattttgaCTTTGATTTTAACATTGAAACTTAATTCTGAAATACCCACATTGTTACTCCACAAACACTAAATTACCAAAAGCTCATGAAACACATTATACaattttgagaagaaaggacAAACATTTGAatctcacaatacaataatattttttagttgttatttctttcagacatatattaaatgaaacaacagttaaaatatttcaaaaaaaagttttgaaattaaattacaagaaaaccaaaccttccatttttctaatatCGAAAataccctaaaccctaaacatgAAACCTAACCCTAAATTCACCCcaacaaacagaaaaaaagaagaagaagaaaaaccctaagtcctctctctctcccctaCCCATCATCTTTAAATGCAGCATTAAAAATTGTAGATATGAATCcgtgagatttttttattttaactttatttttcttttgaggatttgttgtttcttgtaGGACTTAAATTTACCCAACCTCCCATGCAACTTGGTTGTTATGCTCCTTTAatgccttctcttctttttctcttttccataTTCCCTCTTTCCCTTTTATTCAATTTCCTTAGACCCTTTATATTGTAAACACTCTTCTTCATCCTCTCAAAATCTCAatccctctctttttttcccctttttcctcttctcattctctctcttttttacttcttttggGAATCCATTCGATTCTCGGATCccttctatatattttttttagtacaacaagaGAGCATGAGTGTAGAAGGAGTACTAGctagtttttttgtttagttacGTCATGTTAGCATTTGTGGATTTTCTCCATCCATTGTTGTATTATTGCTTTTCGGGACTTGTTTGTAGATTGGTATATCTTTTAGGGTTTTGATTTTAACGGGATATTGGTGCGGTTCAATAAAAAGGTAATGCTCAAAATAAGCGTTGGGTTTTGCTTTTTGATTGAGCCGTGCCAATATCACGTGTCAACGaccttttctctcttcctttaTTGCATGTCTATATTCTCTTTAAGGTACGTCATTTTTAAACCTCATATCACCTTTCCCTTTCCTAAATCTCCTGTGGAAGACATTATATGTATGTGaaagtttaagttttatacaaatatgtttttgttgattaaactcattcattatattattgattcaATCTGACTATAGAGCTTTCAATTTTCACTCAATTTTCACTTAGGTGTTAGTAAATTTTTTACatcctaaattttgaaagatggggttaaaatattttgttggaaagccctaaaattttgttttagaactgttagatgattaaattttacaaatattgttTAAGACTTCTTTAAATTCAATCTAAATTAGAGagatcaaatatataaatcaaatagatAGTTGATTTGTAAGATCTTTCATCTTAAagctttcaattatttttcacaataacatacatttttctaaatattttagtgggatttcttttattgagtaatctttttgtttaagTGAATTTAAgctaattttaaatagaatccaaaaattagtttatggtttaaattaatacaactttcaactaataaactttttcttctttcatacAAATAAGTtggactttttcttttcatctatGAAGAGGGGATTTAGATtgatttgttaaataataattgttcGTTATATAATTCATTATTAAGCTAaacttttttctgttttagcTAGTTTAGTTATTAacctttttttcattattattacctaaacattttctaatttgtaccaaagaataaaaatgagggttgaaattgtaaaaaatgacaaaattacaaaatatctacgaaatatttcaaaatttcatattctatcaattATTAGTATTCGTGGACTTCCgtttatcaatatctatcattcacataatctaaattttttttatattttgggatatttgaaaatgactgaaaataatttatgatatagTTTGTAATCTGTTTtcgtttttaattattagcaaaggatgaagaaagaaataaatagacaGCTATGGTCATTATTAGTTGGGTAAGTACTCAACTAAGTTGTTTGGGCTATTAAGAGATATGCACTACGCAATGTCCGTCCGTACATCTCGTTAATTGTCCCCTTAGTATCATCATTAATATTAATCATcatagtttttcttctttttgtaggCATTATAACGTATCAACACATTACTTGAGaaatatactttctttttgtgaTTTATCTTAAGTCGTATATATGCCAAATAATATAGGTCGTCTCATCAAACTCATAGGTTAGGATTGCTTTCTTTTAGTAGTGGAAgaaattgggagaagaaaaatcaaagttgACTTTTGAAGTGATAATAAAGGTGTGAAGGAGAGCTATGTTGATGAAATTGGGttatttattgattatcaTAGGAAACAACTGTTTTACATAATTGATAATGACAAACAATAATGTTGAAGAGGTCCCCAACCAACcattcattaaattttattaaaatgtgaGAAAGGGGAAAAACTTTGGAATAAAGCCTGAAAATCTACTTGgaattgtattttatttggaGCTTCAATACCATAAAACTTTGACAGTGACATCTAAAAGCCACAAAGAATGGTGGTGTTGAagcccttcttcttctcttttttggCTATACTCTCCAATGCCTAATATGGATGGAGGTTGCCTTCCACACCCAATCTCTATCTCtctgttcttttgtttttgtttttgttttttttttgcttttttttactttttgcttctCTCTCTGTACTATGATAATACAATACAAATTCTATGCTGATACAAAAACCGAACTTGTGAGATCATAGGCCTTCCCGAGTTAGGAAGGAGATGATGCAAGCACACTGTTTTAGAAGGTAGCACTCCACAATGTATTCTCGCCTTCTCCACATCGACGGTGGACTTCTTTAATTCTCTCGGCAGACCTGCAAATCCCGCTGCAGCTCCAGTCGAATGAAGCCACGCAAATGTTGCCTGCTTGTGCCTTCCATTCACAATCTGCATTTGAACAACTTCTATTAAAGGTTTTATCTACCTTCTCGTTGCTTAACAAAACAGACTCGTTTCAATGGCTAACTTTTCAGAGATTTGCCTATGTGTGTAAGGCAACTTGTATCTATTACTGGACGAGAAACATGGCAGAAGAAAATGTTCagaaaattgttaatttacCAGGGGGAGTTCCACAACAAAGTCTCCTATCGTCGATGTGCTCAACGTCAAGTCCAATGAACCAAGATCCCAAGGAAACATCTTCATTGGCATACTTGTGCAGAACATGCCTGAGAATCCAGCAATTATTAAGATCGTGTACAATTTGGCAATgcaaatgaaatttgaagttttggatTTAAAGAACAGATAGATTAATCTTACTGGTTTATTGATATGTAGGTTGCTAAATCCTTCGAAATGGCGTACAACTGGCCTGTTGCATGGCGGAAGTACTTGTTACCGAACTCACCAAACTTCCAGTGTTCAGGTTCATGGTATCGAACTCCCCTGCAATGATAGTTTGGTTAAGAAATCAAAGGTTTcccatttttcaatattcacCAAGTGATGATGGTAAAGCAGCCTTACTTTTGTGACAGGACAGGACCAGATTTCATGCATCCAATGTAAACCCGTGGTTTTGATCGATGTCTAACTAGCGTTTCTCCTAATGTGGCTGCAACCAAATGGAAGGACACGAGTTTAATGTAAGACTCGAGCTTATCAAGTATGTATAGATATCTGTCTCAAGTATAGAAATCAGACACCAATTCCGAACAAAATGGAAGTAACTGGCATAGATTCGTGATTCACTATCTTAATAACGATTCAATTATTGATTCTGCTTACCTATATTTACATGAACATCGTCGTCAACTTTGATGTAGAAATCTGCATCCCACAATGCAACTGCTGTAGCAAAATAAATCTTCGTCTTGGCAGACAATTCAAGGTACCCTTCAACATGGTCCTGTTAGATAACAAGAAACGGTTGAAGATCGTCTTGAATACTTTTGAGAAGTTGAAGCATCTTAAGAATCCATCACCAGCAATAGATCAGAAAATTATGTATTCGGAAAACAAATCACTACCAGTCTAAGGAAATCTCCATGCTTTCTGTCCTCTGCTTCAATAGCTCTGTCAAGGATACCTCCAGATGTGGCACTGATCATCAAGAAAAAGCTCATTTAAAATCTTGTTGCTAGAAGGCCAAATGATTCTACGAGATATTATCGCAAGGAAGTCCGCAGATCATGTTGTTAACAGTTATtatcaaatgacaaaagaaCATGTACCTATGGCCGATGACAAATCGAATTATAATCCCCTTCTCCTCCTCtagtttctttctcttttcccctgtttttcaagttttcaatTACTCCCATCAGCACATAATGTGAACAAGAAGAAATGACGAAACAAATATAGTTCGTCTCAGGAGAGTAACAGTCACAAGCTACATACCTTGAGGCATCCACGTCGCACGAACTGAATCTCGTCTTTTTCTACTACTAAAAGCAGTATTGATCCCTACAACCATTAAGTATCTTCTTTTCCCAGATGATTGGGTATTCTTTAGATCATCCGATGAAGGTGAACCGCTCTGTATAGACTCCTGAGCTGCTTTGGCAGCAGCCAATTCCATctccaaatttgaaattgtctTATCTAATGTTCTGCATAGAACAACATCAAAGTAAACTTGCAGTTTGAATTCTTCATGCAATACGTTCAAATCATGTTCAGTTAAACGGTATAACAATTTCAGCTTTTACTCACTGTATAGCATTGTGAGTCTTAGAGACTTCCCCGAAAATATCTTTCGACACGCGCTTTACTTCCTTCTCAtccaactaaaaaatataaacagatcaaaaaaattaacaaaaagaaaaa
Coding sequences within:
- the LOC101221633 gene encoding probable beta-1,3-galactosyltransferase 2, with the translated sequence MSWKIKPEQSSRSVISQKWAVFLCLGSFCLGMFFTNRMWNVPEPKGITRTTPFEAEKLKLVSEGCDPKSLDEKEVKRVSKDIFGEVSKTHNAIQTLDKTISNLEMELAAAKAAQESIQSGSPSSDDLKNTQSSGKRRYLMVVGINTAFSSRKRRDSVRATWMPQGEKRKKLEEEKGIIIRFVIGHSATSGGILDRAIEAEDRKHGDFLRLDHVEGYLELSAKTKIYFATAVALWDADFYIKVDDDVHVNIATLGETLVRHRSKPRVYIGCMKSGPVLSQKGVRYHEPEHWKFGEFGNKYFRHATGQLYAISKDLATYISINQHVLHKYANEDVSLGSWFIGLDVEHIDDRRLCCGTPPDCEWKAQAGNICVASFDWSCSGICRSAERIKEVHRRCGEGENTLWSATF